The DNA window CTACATCGCCCTCATCGTGATGGCCATCCAGAGCTCGCCCACCAAGCGGCTGACCCTGAGCGAGATCTACCAGTTCCTGCAGAGCCGCTTCCCCTTCTTCCGCGGCTCCTACCAGGGCTGGAAGAACTCGGTGCGCCACAACCTCTCGCTCAACGAGTGCTTCATCAAGCTGCCCAAGGGGCTGGGCCGCCCCGGCAAAGGCCACTACTGGACCATCGACCCGGCCAGCGAGTTCATGTTCGAGGAAGGCTCCTTCCGCCGCCGGCCCCGGGGCTTCCGCAGAAAGTGCCAGGCGCTCAAGCCCATGTACCGCATGATGAACAGCATCGGCTTCAGCGCCTCCATCCTGCCCCAGGGCTTTGACTTCCAGGCGCCCTCCGCCTCCCTGGCCTGCCACGCCAACGGCTACAACCTAGACATGATGACCAACTCCATGGCCGGCGGCTACGACGCGCTGAGCGGGGGGCATCACGCCCCTCACATGTCCCCCAACCCGGGCTCTACCTACATGGCCAGCTGCCCTGTGACTTCCAACGGGGACTACGGTCccgacagcagcagcagccccgtGCCATCTTCACCCGCCCTGGCTAGTGCAATTGAATGCCATTCCCCCTACACGAGCCCGTCAGCTCACTGGACAGCATCGGGGGCATCTCCGTATATAAAGCAGCAGGCCCTTCCACCCAGTAACCCAGCCTCCGCGGGCATCCACTCCAGCATGTCCAGCTACTCTTTGGAGCAAAGCTATCTGCACCAAAACGCCAGGGAAGACCTGTCAGGTAATACCCCTTCCACTTTCATTCCGTtacggctggggctgggctctTGCTAGGATTAGAGAAGGCTCTCCAATCGCTGCCTAGTTTGGGCAATCTGGTGGTTGACTCTGGTTTACTGAAGCTGTCAGATAAGAGCCCAGGAACAAGGGCGAGGCTGGGGCTGCGTTGTGTTTTCTCTGAAAACAGAGCTTgacaagagaaaacaaaacctGGTCCGAGAAGGACAAATAGAGCTATTGTTCGTGAACACATTTGCTCTGTTTCTAGCTGAGGATGGGGAGAACAAAAATTGCCATCCACTACTGCCTTGCTGTGGGTTTGGATCTCAGTATGAACATGTCCGTTAGTGTTGTTATTACTAGTTTAGAGGTTAAAACCCAGATCCTTATCTTTATGGTACTGTCAGTTTCAACCCGTCTGGTATGTTTGTTTGATTTCTTAGACAGAAATACTAGGAAAACCATAAACAATTACAAATCCGTCATTAAATACAAAAACCCAAGGAGATTTATAGCAAGAGTGACTGAAAAAGGTGTTTAATATTACCTCCAACGTCTTGCAGGCTGCGGcgagggagagggggggaaaccCGGTAATCTTTAAAAACGCAGAAGAGATTAAAGCAGATCCAATCTATTTCTACAACCGGAGGGGGAAAGGTGCCTggatttctcccctccctgcctgctctaGTGATTGTAGAAAATGTATTCTTAGAAAAACTGCAAAGGGGACATTAGCGGAGAAAACAAGGCACAACAATGGATAAAAGATGTTAAGTTGTTAGGGGGGAATTTTCCAAATAGCCCTTTTTAATGTGGGTCTTGGAGGTTAACCAAACAAAGACAGTCTGGGCTGGACCACACCGAAGAGGATTTTAGCCTGACTTAACCCATATGAGAGCAGGGTCTTGTTCAATTTTATGGGAATTTCAACAAGTAACAAATACAGACGACCCTCTTCATTGGGttccccctcctaccccccgCTACTTGAAGGGCTGTCAATCATTCCTCTGTTCATCTCAAAGAATTGCACTGTACCTTTCGATCTAAAATACCCAGCCTTCACTTTGGAAAGCAATGTTGGCTTTGTTGGCTGCTTCGCTCGCAGAGAAGTAATTTCTTAACAATGTAAACGGTTCTGTCCTTTAGGAAAGGAAGGTTTAAAGTTTGCATTGGCTAAATTTATCTCAGCAGTGAAGCTGACCAAACAAAACCGCACAGTGTTGAAAATAATCTCAGAGGCTGATttgtaaagcagcagcagctacaggaATTCAGTATTTTACAGCAGCTCCTGGGAAATGGACCTTGGTCCAGAAAACAGTAAGCGAACCCTACCTCCACAAAGAGTTTCCCTCGAAATGCCAGATTATAGCCTCGTTTAATTGTAAATCCAGTTCTACAGATTAGATTAATTCTTCACCTTGGTTTTATGATCAGAACAATAATCTTCCTTATCCTTTTTCTGAACAGACACGCGCGTTCGCAATTGCATATTCTCGCCAACCCCTCGAGGAACACTTTCATAATCTTTGGACAGCTTTTAGAAATACTTTGAGGTTTACAAATAAAAAACTTATCCCAAAAATGCAGTAAGCGACTTCAGTGGGAATGGAATCAACAGGATTTTAGAAGTGACGTTTGTtatcagattttaattttaacattttaattttgaaagggACGTGGAGACAATCCAAGtacagggttgtttttttgtttgtttgttttgttttcaagggATTTTGTTCTACCGTTA is part of the Dermochelys coriacea isolate rDerCor1 chromosome 2, rDerCor1.pri.v4, whole genome shotgun sequence genome and encodes:
- the FOXF2 gene encoding forkhead box protein F2; protein product: MTTESGQQQLEPPAPLRSCSPAPGALQSALMSQPPPSALETSSSSSSSSSSSKNKKASSGLRRPEKPPYSYIALIVMAIQSSPTKRLTLSEIYQFLQSRFPFFRGSYQGWKNSVRHNLSLNECFIKLPKGLGRPGKGHYWTIDPASEFMFEEGSFRRRPRGFRRKCQALKPMYRMMNSIGFSASILPQGFDFQAPSASLACHANGYNLDMMTNSMAGGYDALSGGHHAPHMSPNPGSTYMASCPVTSNGDYGPDSSSSPVPSSPALASAIECHSPYTSPSAHWTASGASPYIKQQALPPSNPASAGIHSSMSSYSLEQSYLHQNAREDLSVGLPRYQHHSSPVCDRKDFVLNFNGISSFHPSASGSYYHHHHHQSVCQDIKPCVM